TCCAGGTCAAATGGACCGAGCAGCAATATGAGCGGGGAAGCCTCGCCAGCACGTCACGCTGGACGGCGATGCTCACGGTGAAGATCAAGCCGCCGCGCTTGGCCGATGTGCTCCGAAAAAACCCGCTCGGTCTCTATGTTGACGCGATCGACTGGAGCCGCGAACTGGAAACGCCTCAGGACCGGCCGCCTTCGCCGCAACCATCGGCCGTGCCCGATCCCGCACAATCACTCCCGGTCGCGCCGCCCACCGACATTCCGCTGGGCTCGCCGCTCGATCCGACCCTTGCTCAACCCGCAGCCGCACCATCCCCCGAAAGGACCGACCAATGATCCGTGCCCTCATCCTGGCGGCGAGCGCGATGGCGCTTGCCATGGGCGTCGCTGCGCAGAGCCGCGAACCCGCGTCACCCACCGCGCGCGTCACTGCCGCCAACCGGGCGGCACTGCGCGAGCCGTCGAGCGCGGGATATATATATGCCGTCCAGGTCTATCCCTGGGCGGAAGGCGTGCTCTACCGGCTCTATGCCGCGCCCGAGCGCATCACCGACATTGCCTTGCAGCCGGGCGAAACGATTGTGTCCGTCGCCGCCGGCGACACCGTGCGCTGGACTGTCGGCGATACCACCAGCGGCATCGGCGAAAGCAAGCGCGTGCACATCCTCGTCAAGCCGTTTTCGGCGGGCCTACGCACAAACCTTGTCATTGCTACCGATCGCCGGACCTACCATCTCCAGCTCGAAAGCACGCCCGCGACCGCGATGGCGGCGATCTCCTGGACCTATCCACATGACGAGCTGATCGCGCTCCGGCGTCAGCGCGATGCAGCCGTGGCGGCGACGCCGATCGCGTCGGGCCTCTCGGTCGAAAGCCTCAACTTCAACTATGCGATCTCGGGCGACAAGCCGGCCTGGCGGCCGCTGCGCGCGTTCGACGATGGGCGGCAGACCTACATCGAGTTCTCGCCTGCGATCGCCGTGGGTGAGGCGCCCCCGCTGTTCGTGATTGGCGAGGATGGCGAGGCCCAGCTCGTCAACTATCGCGTCGCCGGCCGCTATTATGTGGTCGACCGCCTGTTCGGTGTCGCCGAGCTGCGCCTTGGCGGCAAGAAACAGCAGATTGTCCGTATCACCGCCGCCCAGCCGAAGAGCCGGCAGCGCAAGGCCGGGAGGGGCGCGTGACCGATCCAACCGCTTCTTCCGCGCCGATCGCGGCGCCCAAAGCCGACCCCGAAACGCTCGTTCTGCGCGCGGCGCCGGGCCGCGTCACCCGTTTTCGCCGCGGTGCGATCGTCGCCATCGCTGCCGCCGGCTCGACCGCGATCATCGGCGTCGCCTGGCTGGCGCTCAAGCCCGCGACCCTGAGCCTGATCGCACGAAGCGATGAAAAGCTGGTTGGCGCGAAGGCGCCGCCTGATGCGCTCGCGGGCGCGCCGACGAGCTATGGCGACGTGCCGAAGCTCGGGCTACCGCTTCCCGGTGATCTCGGGCGGCCGATCCTCGAGCGCCAGCGGCAGCTTGGCGGGATGGTTCCCCCTGACCCCGCTGCCGATGCGGTGAGCCGGGCCGCGCAGGAAGCCGAAGCCGAGCGCCAGCGCATCGCCGCTGAGCAGAAGGCCGCACGCGAGTCTGGCGTCATGCTGCAATTGGCGGGCGGCGGTCGCGCCGCCGCCCCTGCACCGGTGACTACCGATGCAAGTGTTCCGCCAGCATCGGCCGAGACTGCCAAGCCGCTCCTCGACCCTGACCGAGATCCTAACGCCCAGGGGCGCAAGAACGAATTGGTCGGCCACGCCAATCGCGACGACGACATCAATCCGCACGCGCTGGCGCAGTCCGTATCGCCTTGGACCTTGCAGGCCGGCAGCATCATTGCCGCGAGCCTCATAACCGGGCTCAACTCGGATCTTCCCGGGCTCGTCACCGCGCAGATCACGGAGAACGTCTATGACAGTGTGACCGGGCGCGGTCTGCTCATTCCGCAAGGATCGCGGCTGATCGGCAGCTACGACAGCGTTGTAGCGTTTGGGCAGAGCCGTGCGCTGGTCGTCTGGCAGCGGATTATCCTGCCCGACGGCTCGTCGATTCGTATCGACAATGTGCCGGCGACCGATACGCAGGGCTATGCGGGTCTGTCCGACCGGATCGACCGGCATACTTGGCAACTTCTGAAGGGCGTCGCCCTGTCGACACTGCTGGGCGTCGGCACTGAATTGAGCTTCGGCAGCACCGAAAGCGACCTTGTCCGGGCGATCCGCGAGTCAGCGCAGCAGAGCGGCGCGCGCGCCGGCGATCAGCTCGTCACGCGCAATCTCAATATCCAGCCGACCTTGCGCGTGCGTCCCGGCTGGCCGCTACGGGTGGTCGTGCACAAAGACATCATATTGCCCGGACCCTGGGGAGGCCGTCATGGCTGATTTGAAGCTGCCAAGGCTGCCCGATCGGACGCCGGCTAAGATCACGATCAACGTCATGCCGGATCTCATCGAAGCGCTGAACGACTACGCCGAGGCCTATGAGGCGGCCTACGGCCGACGCGAGTCCGTACCGGACCTCATTCCATTCATGCTTAGCGGCTTCCTGGCGAGCGACCGCTCGTTCAGCCGGGCACGTAAGAAATAGTCCGATGTCGGCCCGGCAGCCTGCAACGAATGGCGACGACGCGCCCCCGATTGGGCCGATAAGCGTTCGCATTCCCGACGCAGTACGGATGACGGGGCTCAGCAAATCCAAGATCTACCAGCTCATCGCTTCCGGCGACATCGAGGCAGCCAAGGTCGGCCGTGCAACCGTGGTGTTTGTCGATAGTCTGCGGTCCTTTCTGCGATCACACTGTAAACAGCCGCGTTCTCGGGCGTAGCAGGGATCGCGCATGTCGGCCTGTCGATATTTCGGCACGGCCTGTCGCGAAGGGGTAAAATTGGGGGTGGATTGAGCGGAATTATCGGCACGACGATCAAGAACGTTGTTATAAATCAGTATCTTATGTTTTTCGTGTGAATCCCTCCTCCGCTACCAAATTTCAATGACTTAGCTTGACGTTTCGTATCTGATGATACGAGTTTTACAAAGGGCTGTAAAACTTCAGGCGGACAGACGTTCCACAAGCGAGATGACGACGCGGGCTTCGTCCACGTAGCGGGCGCGGATTTCGCTGACGCGCTTCGCGGTCCAGCCTATGATGCGGCTGATTTCATCGTCGGTCAGCCGCTTGCTGGCGAGGAACGTGACATAGGTTCCGCGCAGGTCGTGCAGCACGCGATCGAAGCCTTCGGGCTTCGCCTTCTGCCAGACCGTTTCCAGCCCGCTTTCCGATCAGGGCATGACGGGTTCGGGTGGCTGCGCAAGCCGCCAGTCGTTGCCATGCCGGACCATGCCTTCAAAGGTGAAGAGATCGCTGTTGCGATAGCCACGCGCGGGCGGTTCGGCATCGGCGTTCATGGCCAGGCCGAGCATGACCTTGCGGAATTCGAAGATGGCCCGGTCGCTCGATCCCAGCCTGTCGTGGCTGCGGTCCGCGATCGGCCCCATCGATTCCCACATCGCCATGTCCTGCGTGGGGATGCCCTTGATGCCGGTGAAATCCCCGGCCTTCATCGCCGCGCGATCCTGCAGGTAGCCGTTCTGCGCGTTCCGGAACTTGCGGAAGGTGACCGGATCGACGTCCACCCCGGGCACCGCGTCGCAGAACCGGCGCCAGTCTTCGGACGAGATGCCTTTCGTCTCGTGCCAGGCGATCCAGTAGAACATGCAGTTCACGTCATCGATCGGCACCAGCATCTGCGCCAGCTTGTAGCGGTCGGTCGGCGGGATCATCACGGTGAACGGCGCGACGAACAGCGTGGTGCGGACGTAGTCCTGCTGGTCGGGGTCGTGGATCGGCGTGCGGATCGCGGCGTAGCGGAAGCCGAACGGCGCGCGCTCCACCTGCAGGCGTGGGGACTTGTCGGCCGAAGGGCGCAGCCACTGGCTGGCGGTGGCGGTCGATCCGCTGACGTCGGTTGCGGTCGGCATGTTGGAGGAATGCAGGCTGCTGCTGTGCGCGGAATCGATCGATCCTTCCAGCACTTGCGCCCAGTTGCATTCGGCGTGGATCTTCACGATGGCGATCCGGTCGTCCGGTGCCTTGGTCCACACCGGCGGGTCGAACGGCGCGGGGTTCTCCGGATCGCCCATCCAGGCCCAGACGAACCCGCCGGCCTCGCGCGCGGGATAGGCGCGTGTGCGTACCGCCGTGCGCAGGCGCGCATCGGCCGGCTCGGAAGCCATGTCGGTGACCTTGCCGTCCACGTCAAACTTCCAGCCGTGGTAGAGGCAGCGCAGCCCGCATTCCTCGTTGCGGCCATAGACCAGCGAGGCGCGCCGGTGCGGGCAGCGCTCGTCGAGCACGCCAATGCGCCCTTCGGTATCGCGGAACACCACCATGTCCTCGCCCAGCAGGCGGGCGCGGCGCGGGGTGCCGTCCGGCTCGGCCACTTCCTCGCTCATGCATACCGGCATCCAGTGGCGGCGCATGACCTTGCCCATCGGCGCGTCGCCCTCGACGCGGCAGAGCAGGTCGTTCTGTTGTGGAGTCATGGCAATTCCCGGCAGGCATTGAGGCGCGCGGCGGCGCGAAAGGAGATATACTTTTAATACTAAGTAATTTGCAATTCAAGAGCGTGCCGGATATGATCCGCGCCGGGAGAGCGGCATGGGCTTGCGGGTGGCGGTGATAGGGTTGGGGCGCGGCGCGGTGTTGACCGTGCCCGCACTGGCCGCGCAGGCGCGGATCGAGCTGGTGGCCGGCTGCGATCCCGACCCGGCGGCGCGGGAGGGGTTTGCCGCCAGCCACGGCGTGCCCGCCTGCGAGACGGTCGAGGCGCTGCTGGCGAATGCCGATTTCGACGCCGCCTATATCGCGTCGCCGCACGAGTTCCACGCCGCGCATACCCTCGCGATGGCTGGTGCGGGAAAGCAAGTGCTGGTGGAAAAGCCCATGGCGGTGACGCTGGTCGAGGCGGCATCGATGATCCGCGCGGCCGAAACCGCCGGCACCGTGCTGATGGTCGGGCCGAGCCATGGCTATGATCCCCCCGTGGAGGCGGCAGCGGCGCTGGTAGCGTCCGGCGCGGTGGGGGGCGTCAGGCTGATCCATGCCTTCAACTACACGGATTTTCTCTATCGTCCCCGGCGCCCGGCCGAGCTGGATACCGCGCGGGGCGGCGGCGTGATTCTCAGCCAGGCGACGCACCAGATCGACATGGTGCGGCGGATCGCGGCCAGCCCGGTCACGTCCGTGCGGGCGTGGACAGGCGGCTGGGACGCGCGCGCGACGGAGGGGGCGTTCACTGCGCTGCTGTTCTTCGCCAATGGCGCGGTCGCGAACCTGACCTATTCGGGCTATGCGCGGTATGACAGCGATGCGCTGGCCGGCTGGGTGGGCGAAATGGGCGGCGCGAAAAGCCCGGCGGCGCATGGGCAGGCGCGCGCGCTGTTGGCGGCGATCGACGAGCGGCAGGCCAAGGCTGCCCGCACGTTCGCGGCGGGCGCGGTATCGTCAGGCGCGTCGAAACATCACGAGCGCTTCGGCTCGGTGTTGATAACCTGCGAACAGGCCGACCTTGCCCTGACGCCATCAGGCCTCGACATCCACGCCGACGACGGCGTGCGCCGCGTGGCGGTTCCCTTGCCATCCATCCCGCGCGCCGGCGTGGCCGAAGCGTTCGCACACGCCGTGCTGGATGGCTGGCCGGTGCCGTTCGATGGCCGCTGGGGGCTGGAAAGCCTGGCGATATGCCACGCCATTCTCCTGTCCGCGCGCGAGGGCAGGGATGTCACGCCGTCCGAACTTTATCCGAATGTATCTGAAAGAACGTTATGAGCCGTCTATCGATCTCGCTCGCCTGCTGGAACTACGATCGTACCCAGGCGCTGGCCGACGGCACGATCCGCCCCGATGGTATCGATCTGAACATGCAGACGCTGGATGTGGAAGAGACGTTCTTCCGCATGCTGCGGCACCGCGAATTCGATGCGGCGGAAATGTCGCTGTCATCCTATTGCGTGTCGCTCGGCCGCCCCGATCCGGCGTTCGTGGCCATCCCGGTGTTCCCGTCGCGCCTGTTCCGGCACAGTTGCATCTTCGTCTCGACGAAAAGCGGGATCGAGCGCCCGGAAGATCTGGTCGGCAAGCGCATCGGCGTGCCGGAATACCAGATGACCGCGCCGGTCTGGATTCGCGGCATCCTGGCGGACGAGTACGGCGTCGATCCGGCCAGCGTGACCTACTACACCGGGGGCGAGGAGCAGCCGGGGCGCGACGAGAAGCTGAAGCTCGATCTGCCCGAGCGCTTTCAGTTGCAGCCGATCGGTCCCGATCAGACGCTGTCGCGGATGCTGGCGGATGGCGAGATCGACGCGCTGCACACCGCGCGCACGCCGAGCACGTTCTACAGCGAACACCACAAGGTCCGCCGCCTGTTTCCTGATTTCGTGCCGCTGGAGCAGGACTATTTTCGCCGAACCGGCATTTTCCCGATCATGCATGTCATCGCGATCCGGCGGGACGTGTACGAAAAGAACCGCTGGATCGCCCGGTCGTTGCAAACGGCGTTCGAGGCGGCACAGGCGAAAGT
The Novosphingobium sp. EMRT-2 genome window above contains:
- a CDS encoding TrbI/VirB10 family protein; translation: MTDPTASSAPIAAPKADPETLVLRAAPGRVTRFRRGAIVAIAAAGSTAIIGVAWLALKPATLSLIARSDEKLVGAKAPPDALAGAPTSYGDVPKLGLPLPGDLGRPILERQRQLGGMVPPDPAADAVSRAAQEAEAERQRIAAEQKAARESGVMLQLAGGGRAAAPAPVTTDASVPPASAETAKPLLDPDRDPNAQGRKNELVGHANRDDDINPHALAQSVSPWTLQAGSIIAASLITGLNSDLPGLVTAQITENVYDSVTGRGLLIPQGSRLIGSYDSVVAFGQSRALVVWQRIILPDGSSIRIDNVPATDTQGYAGLSDRIDRHTWQLLKGVALSTLLGVGTELSFGSTESDLVRAIRESAQQSGARAGDQLVTRNLNIQPTLRVRPGWPLRVVVHKDIILPGPWGGRHG
- the trbG gene encoding P-type conjugative transfer protein TrbG, translated to MIRALILAASAMALAMGVAAQSREPASPTARVTAANRAALREPSSAGYIYAVQVYPWAEGVLYRLYAAPERITDIALQPGETIVSVAAGDTVRWTVGDTTSGIGESKRVHILVKPFSAGLRTNLVIATDRRTYHLQLESTPATAMAAISWTYPHDELIALRRQRDAAVAATPIASGLSVESLNFNYAISGDKPAWRPLRAFDDGRQTYIEFSPAIAVGEAPPLFVIGEDGEAQLVNYRVAGRYYVVDRLFGVAELRLGGKKQQIVRITAAQPKSRQRKAGRGA
- a CDS encoding Rieske 2Fe-2S domain-containing protein, with the protein product MTPQQNDLLCRVEGDAPMGKVMRRHWMPVCMSEEVAEPDGTPRRARLLGEDMVVFRDTEGRIGVLDERCPHRRASLVYGRNEECGLRCLYHGWKFDVDGKVTDMASEPADARLRTAVRTRAYPAREAGGFVWAWMGDPENPAPFDPPVWTKAPDDRIAIVKIHAECNWAQVLEGSIDSAHSSSLHSSNMPTATDVSGSTATASQWLRPSADKSPRLQVERAPFGFRYAAIRTPIHDPDQQDYVRTTLFVAPFTVMIPPTDRYKLAQMLVPIDDVNCMFYWIAWHETKGISSEDWRRFCDAVPGVDVDPVTFRKFRNAQNGYLQDRAAMKAGDFTGIKGIPTQDMAMWESMGPIADRSHDRLGSSDRAIFEFRKVMLGLAMNADAEPPARGYRNSDLFTFEGMVRHGNDWRLAQPPEPVMP
- a CDS encoding helix-turn-helix domain-containing protein, producing the protein MTGLSKSKIYQLIASGDIEAAKVGRATVVFVDSLRSFLRSHCKQPRSRA
- a CDS encoding ABC transporter substrate-binding protein, with translation MSRLSISLACWNYDRTQALADGTIRPDGIDLNMQTLDVEETFFRMLRHREFDAAEMSLSSYCVSLGRPDPAFVAIPVFPSRLFRHSCIFVSTKSGIERPEDLVGKRIGVPEYQMTAPVWIRGILADEYGVDPASVTYYTGGEEQPGRDEKLKLDLPERFQLQPIGPDQTLSRMLADGEIDALHTARTPSTFYSEHHKVRRLFPDFVPLEQDYFRRTGIFPIMHVIAIRRDVYEKNRWIARSLQTAFEAAQAKVYEELLVTASLKTMLPWQIAAVEEAVALLGRDWWPYGFNANRAVIDTFLRYHYEQGLSPRRLQPEELFAEECFEAFRI
- a CDS encoding Gfo/Idh/MocA family protein, with translation MGLRVAVIGLGRGAVLTVPALAAQARIELVAGCDPDPAAREGFAASHGVPACETVEALLANADFDAAYIASPHEFHAAHTLAMAGAGKQVLVEKPMAVTLVEAASMIRAAETAGTVLMVGPSHGYDPPVEAAAALVASGAVGGVRLIHAFNYTDFLYRPRRPAELDTARGGGVILSQATHQIDMVRRIAASPVTSVRAWTGGWDARATEGAFTALLFFANGAVANLTYSGYARYDSDALAGWVGEMGGAKSPAAHGQARALLAAIDERQAKAARTFAAGAVSSGASKHHERFGSVLITCEQADLALTPSGLDIHADDGVRRVAVPLPSIPRAGVAEAFAHAVLDGWPVPFDGRWGLESLAICHAILLSAREGRDVTPSELYPNVSERTL
- a CDS encoding DUF2274 domain-containing protein, with product MADLKLPRLPDRTPAKITINVMPDLIEALNDYAEAYEAAYGRRESVPDLIPFMLSGFLASDRSFSRARKK